One genomic window of Ktedonobacteraceae bacterium includes the following:
- a CDS encoding IclR family transcriptional regulator yields the protein MRHGEPLDGEKTVQIVHRIASVLRAFSSQGLLGITDLAGATGLPKSTTHRLVTALVNEGLLVQDEDSHKYALSLRVTALGASILSSHTVRKSARPILMELRDATHESVHLAVLEGMEAVIIDTEDSYFVVRAVNVPGQHLPAHAVSTGKVLLAYQWEVRLREILNHTTLAKYTDRTITDPRLLLEELRRVRSLGYAISCGELEEGIDAVAAPIFDHLGSVVAAVSIGGPSERCRPKQGEHIAAVTRAGQQISQALRYVGWH from the coding sequence ATGCGACACGGCGAACCCCTGGACGGCGAGAAAACGGTGCAGATCGTTCACCGCATTGCCAGCGTGCTGCGCGCTTTCAGCAGTCAGGGATTGCTTGGGATCACAGACCTGGCAGGCGCGACCGGTTTACCGAAGTCTACCACTCACCGGCTCGTAACCGCCCTGGTCAATGAGGGACTGCTCGTACAGGACGAGGATAGTCATAAGTACGCATTGAGCCTGCGCGTGACAGCCCTCGGCGCGAGCATCCTCAGTTCTCATACGGTGCGCAAGTCGGCGCGTCCTATTTTGATGGAGCTGCGAGACGCGACACATGAATCCGTCCACCTGGCAGTGCTGGAGGGCATGGAAGCGGTGATTATCGACACGGAAGATTCCTACTTTGTCGTGCGAGCCGTGAATGTCCCCGGGCAGCACCTGCCCGCTCATGCCGTCTCTACCGGCAAGGTGTTGCTCGCCTATCAATGGGAGGTACGCCTGCGCGAGATACTGAACCACACCACGCTCGCAAAATATACCGACCGCACCATTACCGACCCCCGCCTGCTGCTCGAGGAACTGCGCCGCGTGCGCTCGCTCGGCTACGCCATCTCTTGCGGCGAATTGGAAGAGGGCATCGATGCCGTCGCAGCTCCCATCTTCGATCACCTCGGCTCCGTCGTTGCCGCGGTTTCAATCGGCGGCCCCAGCGAGCGCTGCCGCCCCAAGCAGGGCGAACACATCGCGGCAGTCACGCGCGCCGGACAGCAGATATCGCAGGCATTGCGCTATGTCGGCTGGCACTAG
- a CDS encoding D-aminoacylase, with product MTINSFDILIRGAKIVDGTGNPWYYGDIAIEGDRIREIVAPGRIPAEAAGEVVDATGSVACPGFIDILSHSHIPLMHDPRALSKITQGVTSEIMGEGWTPAPFGGRIEDPFLDLSQQGRILIGEWAERAKSWKHLNDWLDAMVERGTSPNIGTFLGGGTLREYVKGRDMGAPTPGEMETMRRVMAEAMEDGAFGVSYALIYPPDTYTSTEELIEVAKVASRYGGIYVTHLRSEGERLLEAIDEAVEIGRQAQLPVEIYHLKAMGKHNWHKMPQAIERIQQARDSGVDITADMYPYAASGTGLDSVLPPWIAEGGRYFERLADPDVQRRVRQEVLAPSGTWEAMAHGAGPEGVMPVGLEKPENLQYAGKRLSEIAAMRDQHWLDTVIDLLLSEQQRVFTIYFVMDEANVMLGLQQPWVKLSTDAGGVDPTWAKSLGPTHPREYGTYPRMLAKYVREDKALTLEDAVRKMSGAVAARLGLYDRGLLRPGCFADIVLFDPETVQDRATFDDAHQLSTGIRDVWVNGTRVIRMGQHTGATPGRVLRA from the coding sequence GTGACCATAAACAGCTTTGACATCCTGATTCGTGGCGCAAAAATCGTCGATGGAACCGGTAATCCCTGGTACTACGGGGATATCGCCATCGAGGGAGACCGCATTAGAGAGATTGTCGCGCCTGGTCGTATCCCTGCGGAAGCAGCAGGCGAGGTAGTGGACGCGACGGGATCGGTTGCCTGCCCCGGCTTTATCGACATCCTCAGTCACTCGCATATTCCACTCATGCACGATCCGCGCGCCCTCTCTAAGATTACGCAAGGGGTGACGAGCGAAATTATGGGCGAAGGCTGGACGCCCGCACCGTTCGGTGGCCGCATCGAAGACCCTTTTCTGGACCTTTCGCAGCAGGGACGTATCCTGATCGGCGAATGGGCCGAGCGAGCGAAAAGCTGGAAACACCTGAACGATTGGTTGGATGCGATGGTCGAACGCGGTACATCGCCCAATATCGGCACCTTCCTGGGGGGCGGGACGCTGCGCGAGTACGTGAAAGGACGCGATATGGGCGCGCCCACGCCTGGCGAGATGGAAACGATGCGGCGCGTGATGGCGGAAGCAATGGAAGATGGCGCATTCGGCGTCTCTTACGCCCTTATTTATCCCCCCGACACATATACATCGACAGAGGAGCTTATCGAGGTCGCTAAAGTAGCGAGTCGCTACGGTGGCATCTATGTCACCCACCTGCGTTCGGAGGGCGAGCGCCTGCTAGAAGCGATAGACGAGGCAGTGGAGATTGGACGCCAGGCACAACTGCCCGTCGAAATCTACCATCTCAAAGCAATGGGCAAGCATAACTGGCACAAGATGCCGCAAGCCATCGAGCGCATCCAACAGGCACGTGATAGCGGCGTGGATATAACGGCGGATATGTATCCCTATGCAGCTTCCGGCACCGGGCTAGATTCCGTCTTACCACCCTGGATAGCCGAAGGAGGCAGGTATTTCGAACGGCTGGCCGACCCGGACGTTCAAAGGCGCGTGCGCCAGGAAGTGCTTGCGCCATCAGGCACATGGGAGGCCATGGCACATGGCGCCGGACCAGAAGGCGTTATGCCCGTCGGACTTGAAAAGCCTGAGAACCTGCAATATGCGGGCAAACGGCTCTCCGAGATTGCCGCTATGCGCGACCAGCACTGGCTCGATACCGTGATTGATTTGCTACTCTCCGAACAGCAGCGCGTCTTCACCATCTACTTTGTGATGGACGAGGCCAATGTCATGCTGGGACTACAGCAGCCCTGGGTGAAGCTCTCGACAGATGCCGGCGGCGTAGACCCCACCTGGGCAAAGAGCCTGGGGCCAACGCATCCACGCGAGTATGGAACATATCCGCGCATGCTGGCAAAATACGTGCGCGAAGACAAAGCACTGACATTGGAGGACGCGGTGCGCAAAATGAGCGGGGCCGTTGCCGCGCGGCTCGGTTTGTACGACCGCGGTCTACTCCGGCCTGGCTGCTTTGCAGATATTGTCCTCTTCGACCCTGAAACAGTACAGGACCGCGCCACATTTGATGATGCGCACCAACTCTCGACTGGCATTCGCGATGTGTGGGTCAATGGAACGCGCGTGATTCGCATGGGCCAGCATACCGGCGCGACACCTGGCAGGGTTTTAAGAGCCTGA
- a CDS encoding (2Fe-2S)-binding protein: MPEIEMTLTVNGQKTTWRVQPGETLLEALHEHHYRGAKLICGTGDCCGCGVILDGRSINSCCMLAAQAEGADLLTIEGLAQEGKLHPIQEAFAEEGAAQCGYCTPGFIMRTYAFLQDNPHPTEEEARAALAGNICRCTGYVKPVAAVLRAAENMKS, encoded by the coding sequence ATGCCTGAAATAGAAATGACCTTGACAGTCAATGGACAGAAAACAACCTGGCGCGTCCAGCCGGGTGAAACACTGCTGGAAGCCCTGCATGAGCATCATTATAGAGGCGCGAAACTTATTTGCGGCACCGGCGATTGCTGCGGCTGCGGCGTCATTCTGGATGGCCGCTCCATCAACTCCTGCTGCATGTTAGCGGCCCAGGCCGAGGGCGCCGACCTGCTCACCATCGAGGGCCTCGCCCAGGAAGGGAAGCTGCATCCCATTCAGGAAGCATTTGCCGAGGAGGGGGCCGCTCAATGCGGATACTGCACACCGGGTTTCATCATGCGTACTTATGCTTTTTTACAGGATAACCCACATCCCACCGAGGAGGAGGCACGAGCGGCGCTGGCCGGCAACATTTGTCGGTGTACAGGCTATGTGAAGCCGGTCGCGGCAGTCTTGAGAGCGGCTGAGAACATGAAGTCTTAA
- a CDS encoding MBL fold metallo-hydrolase, which produces MPQSTILLQPVDTVKVTIIMDNSLDLLMTGTEVAQRIKLGPHPFERNLPIGEHGFSVLINVKDGERSGTVLFDTGLNPRNFLYNLDALEIDLADTQAIILSHGHPDHAMGLTGLVQRLGNRNLPLLLHPDAYLERKIIFPNGEESFLPPPRKSDLLRENIQVIEEIGPSMLVDNMILVSGEVSRTTSFEKGFATHYAKREHGWEPDPLIHDDQCAIIHVREKGLVIITGCGHSGIINIIRNAQVLTGIQTIYAVIGGFHLTGALFAPIIPATVAALQEINPRYLVPGHCTGWQATHQIARAMPDAFIANSVGTNFVL; this is translated from the coding sequence ATGCCTCAATCAACCATTTTGCTCCAGCCTGTAGACACGGTGAAGGTAACGATCATCATGGACAATAGCCTTGATCTGCTGATGACCGGTACAGAGGTTGCGCAACGCATCAAGCTGGGTCCTCATCCATTTGAGCGTAACTTGCCCATCGGCGAACATGGCTTCTCAGTGCTTATCAATGTAAAGGATGGAGAAAGGAGCGGCACCGTTCTATTTGATACCGGCCTCAACCCACGGAACTTCCTGTACAATCTCGATGCTCTGGAGATCGATCTGGCGGATACCCAGGCGATTATTCTCAGTCATGGGCACCCTGATCACGCTATGGGGCTGACCGGTCTGGTACAGCGCCTGGGCAATCGCAACCTGCCGCTGCTCTTGCATCCCGACGCCTACCTGGAACGAAAGATCATCTTTCCTAATGGAGAGGAAAGCTTCCTACCACCTCCTCGTAAATCAGACCTGTTGCGCGAAAACATACAGGTTATCGAGGAGATAGGCCCCTCAATGCTGGTAGACAATATGATTCTCGTCTCAGGCGAGGTGTCCCGGACAACCAGCTTTGAGAAAGGCTTTGCCACCCACTACGCGAAGCGCGAACACGGCTGGGAGCCTGACCCGCTCATTCACGACGATCAATGTGCCATCATACATGTACGAGAGAAAGGGCTGGTCATCATCACGGGCTGTGGCCATTCCGGTATTATCAATATTATCCGCAATGCTCAGGTTCTCACAGGTATCCAGACCATCTACGCGGTAATCGGTGGTTTCCATCTTACAGGCGCTTTGTTTGCCCCTATCATTCCGGCGACTGTGGCTGCGCTGCAAGAGATCAATCCGCGCTACCTGGTTCCTGGCCATTGCACCGGCTGGCAGGCGACACACCAGATCGCCCGCGCCATGCCCGACGCGTTTATCGCTAACAGCGTTGGGACAAATTTCGTATTGTAG
- a CDS encoding FAD binding domain-containing protein — translation MLKITAYHSPTTIADAVRLLAEEGRTIIAGGTDLLVNPRYMVGVREVVDIRKLGLNYISEENGELHIGAGATMRTVARHPIVQALADGILARGAAVCGSPNIRNMATLAGNVASALPSADTPPALLALDAQAVLVGEQGERIVPLNQFFTGPAKSVRERELIRELRIPLNRQGMHGGFYKIGRTAEDISVVNAAATLTVQDGVIIAARLVLGAVAPTPLRIPTAEEALVGQPAVEETFQRMAAIVGEEVRPISDHRASADYRRRMSGIAAVRALRQAAGLAPHGEEWHHA, via the coding sequence ATGCTTAAAATTACTGCCTATCATAGCCCAACGACAATCGCGGATGCAGTCAGGCTGTTAGCGGAAGAAGGCCGAACGATCATTGCAGGTGGGACAGACCTGCTCGTCAATCCGCGCTATATGGTTGGCGTGCGCGAAGTGGTGGATATTCGCAAATTGGGTCTAAATTATATTTCCGAAGAAAACGGCGAGCTGCATATTGGCGCGGGAGCCACCATGCGAACCGTCGCCAGGCATCCAATTGTTCAGGCACTCGCGGACGGCATACTTGCGCGAGGCGCAGCTGTGTGCGGCTCCCCAAACATCCGCAATATGGCGACGCTGGCAGGCAATGTCGCCTCTGCCTTACCTTCCGCGGACACTCCACCTGCTTTGCTGGCACTTGACGCGCAGGCAGTGCTGGTAGGCGAACAGGGAGAGCGTATCGTGCCGTTGAACCAGTTTTTCACCGGCCCGGCTAAAAGCGTCCGTGAGCGCGAGTTGATCCGCGAACTGCGCATCCCATTGAACAGGCAAGGCATGCACGGTGGTTTTTATAAGATTGGCCGCACAGCTGAAGATATCTCGGTGGTAAACGCAGCCGCGACGCTGACTGTTCAAGACGGAGTAATTATTGCTGCGCGCCTGGTGCTGGGAGCGGTGGCCCCCACACCATTGCGTATTCCAACAGCGGAAGAGGCTCTGGTAGGACAGCCAGCCGTAGAGGAAACATTCCAGCGCATGGCGGCAATCGTGGGCGAGGAAGTGCGACCGATCAGCGATCACCGGGCATCCGCCGATTACCGCCGGCGGATGAGCGGCATCGCTGCGGTGCGGGCGCTGCGACAGGCGGCAGGGTTAGCCCCCCATGGAGAGGAATGGCATCATGCCTGA
- the yqeB gene encoding selenium-dependent molybdenum cofactor biosynthesis protein YqeB, translated as MNMSKEWSPPLVAVKGAGDLATGVIHRLVRSGFPVIATELPQPTVLRRTVAFAEAVSLGEMTVEGITARRADSIEGIQAALKRSLVSVVVDPDGILLKQMQPVVLVEATLSKRNSGITMDDAPIVIALGPGYEAGRDVHAVIETNRGHNLGRVYLEGSAEPNTGVPGAIGGYSSERLLRSPCAGTIFGLRQIGDTVQAGETVAIVKASPAGKDEMPVIAAISGILRGLVRDGLGVTPGMKIGDIDPRAVREHCFTISDKSRAVAGGVLEAIMYLGRKRIS; from the coding sequence ATGAACATGTCTAAGGAGTGGTCCCCGCCTTTAGTCGCAGTAAAGGGCGCCGGAGATCTCGCTACAGGCGTTATTCACCGGCTGGTTCGCTCAGGCTTTCCAGTCATAGCCACGGAACTGCCTCAACCAACCGTCCTGCGTCGCACTGTAGCTTTTGCGGAGGCAGTGTCGCTCGGTGAGATGACGGTCGAGGGGATTACCGCCCGGCGCGCAGACTCAATAGAGGGCATCCAGGCCGCGTTAAAAAGGAGCCTCGTGTCGGTAGTGGTTGATCCTGATGGTATATTACTCAAGCAAATGCAACCGGTGGTGTTGGTTGAGGCAACGCTTTCGAAGCGCAACAGCGGGATCACCATGGATGACGCGCCCATAGTGATCGCCCTTGGTCCCGGCTACGAGGCAGGCAGAGACGTACATGCCGTCATTGAGACCAATCGCGGTCACAATCTTGGGCGTGTCTATCTTGAAGGTAGCGCCGAACCGAATACGGGCGTTCCCGGCGCCATTGGTGGCTACAGCAGCGAGCGCTTACTACGCTCACCATGCGCGGGCACAATCTTTGGCCTGCGCCAGATCGGTGATACGGTACAGGCAGGCGAGACGGTAGCAATCGTCAAAGCATCTCCAGCAGGCAAAGACGAGATGCCGGTTATAGCGGCTATATCCGGCATATTACGCGGCCTTGTGCGTGATGGCCTGGGGGTAACCCCCGGCATGAAAATAGGAGATATCGATCCCCGCGCGGTTCGCGAACACTGCTTTACGATTTCGGATAAGTCACGTGCTGTTGCAGGAGGCGTGCTGGAGGCTATTATGTATCTTGGGAGGAAAAGAATTTCGTAA
- a CDS encoding molybdopterin cofactor-binding domain-containing protein, protein MAHDYYEPGAGNIADAKHQRARQEARTRVVGQKERRVDARPLVTGAPVYAAEFEQPNMLHARILHSPHAHATIRHIDKSKALALPGVYAILTYEDLPRVAHSTAGQPYVEMSPYDAYLLDNRVRYVGDWVAFVAAETPAIAEEALGLIEVDYDVLPAVFDPLEACKEGAPQLHEPDTTHPNAGKNLGSIYDASHNIAAHEVIRHGDFDAAMREADIIVEGEYRVPYISHAVLEPHVCVAYLDGYERMIVVSSTQVPYHTRRQLASVLQLPISRVRIVKPRVGGGFGSKQEMLLEPVAAALALKTRRPVRIEYSRQEEFTAGRFRHPMIMRMRSGVKRDGTLVAISMHSIGNAGAYGTHSFTVTRSTGHKTLCLYRAKAYLFQADAIYTNLPITGAMRGYGAPQGFFALESHIDEIAHRLNMDPLEFRRKNHVQKGDWDPIEGEEIDGVWHSKRQFRSCGLPECLERGAAAIGWYQPFDRGDGKPARRGRGMATAMQGSGVASFELGGASIKLNEDGSFNVMTGATDIGQGSDTILGQIAAEALGVGMDKIIMHSADTDSSVFDYGSYASSTTYISGSGVKVAAERVRQQILEVAGDMLDCSPEDMSIIDGVIYTPRGASNLTIADIAHETLYGRHRQQIMAKGDFWTDDSPAPFFAQFVEVEVDTETGQVRVTRAVNALDLGKAINPTLATGQVEGAVTMALGYALSEELKFDEQGRVRNPGFVDYKVMSTLDMPKMTTILVEDTEYTGPFGAKSAGEVPTNGMAPAVANAVYDALGVRIRSLPITPEKILQALDEQKDK, encoded by the coding sequence ATGGCACATGACTACTACGAACCCGGCGCAGGCAACATTGCCGACGCGAAACATCAACGAGCGCGCCAGGAAGCGCGCACCCGCGTCGTTGGACAAAAAGAGCGGCGCGTAGATGCGCGGCCACTTGTCACAGGCGCACCCGTCTATGCTGCTGAATTTGAACAGCCCAATATGCTGCATGCCCGCATCCTGCACTCCCCACACGCGCATGCCACTATTCGCCATATCGATAAAAGCAAGGCGCTCGCTTTACCGGGTGTTTATGCTATTCTGACCTATGAAGACCTTCCACGCGTGGCACATAGCACCGCCGGCCAGCCCTACGTGGAGATGTCTCCCTATGATGCCTATTTGCTTGACAATCGCGTGCGTTATGTGGGAGATTGGGTCGCTTTCGTCGCGGCAGAAACCCCTGCCATCGCCGAGGAAGCCCTTGGCCTCATCGAAGTCGATTATGATGTGCTACCGGCCGTATTCGACCCGCTCGAAGCCTGCAAGGAGGGCGCTCCCCAATTGCACGAACCCGATACAACGCACCCCAACGCGGGCAAGAATCTGGGCAGCATTTATGATGCATCCCACAATATCGCCGCGCACGAGGTGATCCGGCACGGCGACTTTGATGCCGCGATGCGCGAGGCCGATATCATCGTTGAGGGAGAATATCGCGTCCCATATATTTCACATGCCGTGTTGGAGCCGCATGTGTGCGTTGCCTACCTGGACGGCTACGAGCGCATGATCGTCGTCAGCAGCACGCAGGTGCCATATCATACACGCCGCCAGCTGGCCTCAGTATTGCAGTTGCCCATCTCGCGCGTGCGCATCGTCAAACCGCGCGTTGGTGGTGGTTTCGGCAGCAAACAGGAGATGCTGCTGGAACCGGTTGCCGCGGCCCTGGCCCTGAAAACGCGCCGGCCCGTGCGCATCGAATACAGCCGCCAGGAAGAATTTACCGCCGGAAGATTCCGCCACCCGATGATTATGCGCATGCGCAGCGGTGTAAAGCGCGACGGCACGCTGGTTGCTATCTCCATGCATTCCATTGGCAACGCGGGCGCGTATGGGACGCATAGCTTCACCGTCACGCGCAGCACGGGGCATAAAACGTTGTGCCTGTATCGCGCCAAAGCCTATCTCTTCCAGGCCGATGCCATTTATACCAACCTGCCCATTACAGGCGCCATGCGTGGTTATGGCGCGCCGCAGGGCTTTTTTGCCCTTGAATCGCACATCGATGAAATCGCGCACCGCCTTAATATGGACCCATTGGAATTCCGGCGCAAGAATCACGTGCAGAAAGGCGATTGGGACCCCATCGAAGGCGAAGAGATAGATGGCGTATGGCACTCCAAACGTCAATTTCGTTCGTGTGGCCTGCCGGAGTGCCTGGAACGTGGGGCAGCAGCTATAGGTTGGTATCAGCCATTCGATAGAGGCGATGGCAAGCCGGCCCGGCGCGGGCGAGGCATGGCGACCGCGATGCAGGGGAGCGGCGTTGCCAGCTTTGAACTTGGCGGAGCCTCGATCAAGCTCAACGAAGATGGCTCGTTCAATGTCATGACAGGAGCCACCGATATCGGGCAGGGCAGCGATACCATCCTTGGCCAGATCGCAGCAGAGGCGCTGGGGGTCGGCATGGACAAGATCATCATGCATTCCGCCGATACCGATTCCAGCGTCTTCGACTACGGTTCGTATGCTTCCAGCACCACCTATATCAGTGGCAGCGGCGTCAAGGTCGCCGCGGAGCGGGTGCGGCAGCAAATCCTGGAAGTGGCGGGCGATATGCTCGACTGCTCTCCTGAAGACATGTCGATCATCGATGGAGTTATTTATACACCGCGCGGCGCGAGCAATCTGACCATAGCGGATATCGCGCATGAAACATTGTATGGCAGGCACCGCCAGCAGATTATGGCAAAAGGAGATTTCTGGACTGATGATTCGCCGGCTCCTTTTTTCGCACAATTCGTAGAGGTCGAGGTAGACACGGAAACGGGACAGGTACGCGTGACAAGGGCCGTCAACGCGCTTGATCTTGGCAAAGCCATCAATCCCACCCTGGCCACCGGACAGGTCGAGGGAGCAGTCACGATGGCCCTGGGCTATGCGCTTAGCGAAGAGCTCAAATTCGACGAGCAGGGCCGCGTGCGCAATCCGGGATTTGTGGATTATAAAGTCATGTCAACACTGGATATGCCGAAGATGACAACCATCCTGGTTGAGGACACCGAATACACGGGGCCGTTCGGAGCGAAATCCGCCGGTGAAGTACCCACCAATGGCATGGCTCCCGCGGTCGCCAATGCGGTCTACGATGCGTTAGGGGTACGCATTCGTAGCCTACCAATCACTCCAGAAAAGATTTTACAAGCGTTAGATGAACAAAAAGATAAATAA
- a CDS encoding FHA domain-containing protein, whose protein sequence is MPATLKGPYGQTILEPTANPYTIGRSQDNQLVVQDAKVSSHHAEIRSQGQNYEIVDLASSNGTFVNEQRLAPYTPRPLSNGDQIRFGDTVFLFDAGVMPSQPQIEPTVYGGPNQGSNPSYPPTVAAPPSFNGYEYGAQQGGYTPPPPVAAPPPSYGGNNYGYQQSAPISYPPAAAPVAPVPEQKRSRRGLFLIIGAIIAVLLIAGIAFGALAYVNRSTPTKTLNAFCTALKAGDYQTAYNQLSSGLQAKFGSEAAFAAGFSNNEGLGKVTSCSVSNVNDGAGTGTINYTFSKGSALPVDYTLVNENGWKINAQNPRSTPTLTLNTYCSALTAQDYQTAYNQFSKNYQNQIGSESGFASAAATDKIKGCTVDSVQDSAGTAMITYVRTDGLNIHANETLTNEQGTWKINNEQFVSTPTLTLLNYCNALKNQDYQTAYNQLSSAQQSQQTESQFASNFDSVTVNDCTVSNVNDTAGTGEITYTLNGSTTATFDYTLVDENNTWKINTEKQHQ, encoded by the coding sequence ATGCCAGCTACATTAAAAGGTCCATATGGACAGACTATTCTAGAACCTACTGCTAATCCATACACTATTGGGAGAAGCCAGGATAATCAACTTGTCGTACAGGATGCGAAGGTCTCATCGCATCATGCCGAGATACGCTCCCAGGGACAGAACTATGAAATCGTCGACCTGGCGAGCAGCAATGGTACCTTCGTGAATGAGCAACGCCTGGCCCCGTATACACCACGACCACTGTCTAATGGTGATCAAATTCGCTTTGGCGATACTGTTTTTCTCTTTGATGCGGGCGTCATGCCATCGCAGCCTCAAATCGAGCCAACCGTCTACGGCGGGCCAAATCAGGGAAGCAATCCCTCCTACCCACCCACCGTAGCAGCACCTCCTTCTTTCAATGGATATGAATATGGCGCTCAGCAGGGAGGATATACACCCCCGCCCCCTGTTGCGGCCCCTCCGCCATCCTATGGAGGCAACAATTACGGCTACCAGCAATCAGCGCCAATATCCTACCCACCCGCCGCGGCTCCTGTTGCACCCGTGCCAGAACAAAAGCGCAGCCGGCGCGGACTATTCCTTATCATAGGAGCCATCATTGCCGTACTATTGATCGCGGGAATTGCATTTGGCGCGCTTGCATACGTAAATCGCTCGACACCTACGAAAACGCTGAATGCCTTCTGTACCGCCCTGAAGGCCGGAGATTACCAGACGGCATATAACCAGCTTTCCAGCGGCTTACAGGCAAAATTCGGCTCGGAAGCGGCTTTCGCAGCCGGTTTCTCTAATAATGAGGGGCTTGGCAAAGTGACCAGCTGCTCGGTCAGCAACGTCAATGATGGAGCCGGCACAGGCACAATCAACTATACCTTTTCGAAAGGTAGCGCGCTTCCGGTTGATTACACGCTGGTTAACGAGAACGGTTGGAAGATCAATGCTCAGAATCCACGCTCCACGCCAACGTTGACCTTGAATACGTATTGTAGCGCATTGACAGCACAGGATTACCAGACGGCCTACAATCAGTTCTCTAAGAACTATCAAAATCAAATCGGCTCGGAATCTGGCTTTGCCAGCGCCGCTGCTACTGATAAGATAAAGGGCTGTACGGTAGATAGCGTCCAGGACTCGGCGGGTACTGCTATGATTACATATGTCCGCACCGACGGGCTGAATATCCACGCAAATGAGACGCTGACAAACGAGCAGGGTACCTGGAAGATCAATAATGAGCAATTCGTCTCAACACCAACTCTGACCTTGCTCAACTATTGTAACGCGTTGAAAAACCAGGATTACCAGACGGCATATAACCAGCTTTCCAGCGCCCAACAGAGCCAGCAAACCGAGTCCCAGTTCGCGTCCAATTTCGACTCGGTTACCGTCAACGATTGTACGGTAAGCAACGTCAATGACACGGCAGGAACCGGCGAGATCACCTACACGCTCAACGGAAGCACTACCGCGACCTTTGACTACACGCTGGTCGATGAGAACAACACCTGGAAGATCAACACTGAAAAACAACACCAGTAA
- the hisI gene encoding phosphoribosyl-AMP cyclohydrolase, with the protein MLKFDRQGLIPAVIQDDITGEVLMLAFMNEEAFERTRQTGQTHFFSRSRNAIWHKGEQSGNVQEVRAIFVNCEENSLLIRVIQHGDAACHMGYRSCYYRRLLPDGSYETVAERVFDPEMVYGDGHAAEKKDSGDGSQFIGPLEGALRQLYAVYLYLKDHDLSEESNTSRLLQERSLSYLLARLADELEELAEVQSGEHVHTGRQPDTILESSQVQYWLLLLATTLNLPYDDFSPHRALIKGYDAGTTGGTGNEIEQQQNCLDLLASNEHSLIVQGMELGFALVGEACARAGISPLAPAEYDLEQMRRKGLIG; encoded by the coding sequence ATGCTGAAATTTGATCGCCAGGGACTGATTCCCGCCGTCATCCAGGATGATATCACCGGAGAAGTGCTGATGCTCGCCTTTATGAATGAGGAGGCATTTGAGCGCACCCGCCAGACAGGTCAGACGCACTTTTTCAGCCGCTCGCGCAACGCCATCTGGCATAAGGGCGAGCAGTCCGGCAATGTGCAGGAAGTACGCGCTATCTTCGTGAACTGTGAGGAGAATAGCCTGCTGATCCGCGTGATACAACACGGCGATGCCGCCTGTCACATGGGCTATCGCAGCTGCTATTATCGCCGCCTGCTGCCGGACGGGAGCTATGAAACTGTGGCCGAACGTGTCTTTGACCCGGAAATGGTCTATGGTGATGGACATGCAGCTGAGAAAAAGGATTCCGGTGATGGGTCGCAATTCATAGGGCCTCTGGAAGGGGCTTTGCGCCAGTTATATGCTGTCTACCTGTATTTAAAAGATCATGATCTGAGCGAGGAATCCAATACGTCGCGCCTGCTGCAAGAGCGCAGCCTGAGTTACCTGCTGGCGCGCCTGGCCGATGAACTGGAAGAACTAGCCGAAGTGCAGAGTGGAGAACACGTGCATACCGGCAGGCAGCCCGATACCATCCTGGAGAGCAGCCAGGTTCAATACTGGTTGCTGTTGCTAGCCACGACCCTGAACCTGCCATACGATGACTTTTCGCCCCATCGCGCGCTCATCAAAGGATACGATGCTGGGACAACCGGTGGTACAGGAAATGAGATCGAACAGCAGCAAAATTGCCTGGACCTGCTGGCCTCGAATGAACACTCATTGATCGTGCAGGGAATGGAGCTTGGATTCGCGTTAGTGGGCGAGGCATGCGCCCGGGCGGGTATCAGTCCGCTGGCGCCCGCGGAATATGACCTGGAACAGATGCGAAGAAAAGGTTTGATTGGATAA